A window of Aurantibacillus circumpalustris genomic DNA:
AATCACAACAACCGATTGTCCTTTTTCAATCTCACCTTCAATCATATTAGTGAGGCCGTGTTTTTTAGCTTCACTTCTTACATACACAAAAGGCAAACCCATTTCTTGAGCCACCAAGGCACCAAGCGCAATACCACCCGTAGCTACGCCGGCAATCACATCAGGTTTTGTAAAATGCTCGTTAATGGTTTCAACAAAATGTTGGCGGATATACGTTCTTATTTTAGGATAAGAAAGTGTTTTTCTATTATCGCAATAGATTGGAGATTTTAATCCACTTGCCCAGGTAAACGGATTTTCAGGTTGAAGCTTTACAGCTTTTATTTGTAATAAAAATTCAGCAACTTTATACGCGGCGTCATCAAACGAAGTCATGCGGCAAAAATAAAATTAACTTTGTTTCCTAAACTACTTATTTATGAACACACGAATATATTTTAATGATAAGTTTATAGAGTTAACGGGTTTTAACACGCAATCTTCGCAAAATCAATCAATTAAAATAGACCAAACAAAAGAGGGCGGGAAGGATTTAAACAAACTAGTTGAAGCTTTTCTGGACGATTCCCATAAAAGTTCCATTTACATTTCACACATCTCGGTAGAAAAAGCAATAGATATTCTAAAGAACACTTTTTATTACATAGAAGCAGCAGGAGGTTTTATTGAAAAACAAAATCAATTTTTGTTTATTAGAAGGCATAATCGTTGGGATCTTCCCAAAGGTAAACTCGAAAAAGGAGAAACAATTCAGGAAGCCGCTGTGAGAGAATGCGAAGAAGAATGTGGTATTAAAGACCTCAATATTATTAAACCTCTTAACTCTACATTTCATATTTATCAATACAAAAAGGGTTATGCGCTTAAACAATCGTATTGGTTTTACATGCGAACGGATTTTTCAGAAAAACTCATACCTCAGCTAGAAGAAAGCATTACCGAAGTAGATTGGTTTGATAAAAAAACTATTCAAGAGACTCTTTTGAAAGACACCTACTACACTATTGCTGATGTAACTAGAGAGGCTCTTGATTTGTAAGTGTTACACAACTTATTTCAAGACCCATAAGCTTCACTATAGGTTTTATTTACGCTAATTCGTGTCGGTTTAACGCAATCCTATTCAAGAGAAGAACACAAAACCTAAAATATACGTATATTTGAAGGCAAGTGTTCTACCGCTCTTGTTGAAAATACAAGAGAGGAAAGTCCGGGCAACGTAGGGTAATCCGCCACTTGAAAGGGTGGGTACTTAAACAGGAATGTTTTTGTAACAGAAAGTGCCACAGAAAACCAGGTAGCCGTGCTTCGGTGCGGTGATAGTGAAAATGTGAGGTAAGAGCTCACAGGCAGAATTAGTAATAGTTTTGCAGGGTAAACCTCGGGTGTTGAAAGGCCAAATAGGTTGCGGTAGTTAAGGCGACCCGTCTTATCTCAACGAAAGTTGGGAGCCGCAATGGGTAGGTCGCAAAGATAAATGGTAGATATATTACTTAGCAATAAGTAACGAAACAGAACCCGGCTTACACACTTGCATTTATTTGAAATCACTCACTTGTATTGAATGAAGTGCAATGTGATTAATTTAATCCCGAATCATTAATCATTTCATCGTCTACAACGCCAATAATTTTAAAATCTGTTCGTCTGTTTTTTGCTCTGCCAGCAGGATTATCACTACCATCACTATTTTGATTCGGAGCAATTGGCTCACTCTCGCCATACCCTTGTGCTTTTAAACGTTTTGGATCGACTCCTTTACTTACTAAATAATTTACAATACTCTCTGCGCGTTTCTGAGATAACTTCAGATTGTATGCTTCAGTTCCCTTTCCATCTGTGTGAGCTTGAATTTCAATCACTAATTCTGGGTTAGCCTCCATTAAACTTAATACGCTTAAATCAAGGCCTTTTTTGCTTGATTCAGATAAATTAGATTTATCAAATTCATACTCAATATTTGGAATACGAACTGCGTTTTTTGGCTTCCTAATTAATTGCAGGCTCTTTTTTATTTCCTGCGAACTTGTTATACCCTTTGTAGTAATATCTTCACTGAAACCTAGAAAATCTTTTTTCTTAACCACCAAAAAATAATCCTGGCCTGCATCAACCATAGTTTTATAATTTCCGAGACTATCACTTCGCAGCGTTTTTATGAGAAATTTTTCGTTCGTTTTTTTATCCTTGGCATAAATCTCAACAATAGCATTTTTTACAGGCACATTGCCATCCAATACTTCGCTTACGTTGCCTGCAAGCGCAAGTCGAACATACTTACTGTCTTTATAAAAATAAATATCATCACAACATGTTTTATTCTTTAAAGCATTGCCGCCCTTACGATTACTCACAAAAAACCCTTCACCACGATTTGTAGAAACAGTGTAAAAAATATCGTCAGCGCCAGTATTAATTGGTTGTCCAATATTTTCACTGCCCATCCATTTTTTTCCGTCGCCAATCGTTCTAAAAACATCAAAACCGCCTAATCCACCTAATCCATTAGAACTAAAATATAAGGTTCGGCTTTCTGTATCAAAAAATGGACTCATTTCATCTTGTGAGGTATTTACTTTCGAACCAGCATTTTTTGGATCCTTGTATGTTTTTTTCTTTTTGTCATAAATCGTGTACCAAATATCTAAACCTCCTCTACCCTTTTTATTATTACTTACAAAATAAATGAGGTCGTTACCTTTAATCGGATCTACGGTTACTGCGGGCATAGTAGATGTATACTTCGGGTTATTAATCTCTTTAGGAAGTTTAACTGCTTCTGTCCATTTATCTCCTTTTTTTTCGGACACATAAATAGCACAAATCATTTTACCAGAATAATTGAGTTTACACTTTGTAAAATAAATGCGAGTTCTATCAGGGTTAAAACAAGCATTACCCGTATTAAAATCAGGATCATTTAAAGTGCTCCCATATTCGCCCTTAAATTTCCATTCGCCGCCTTTTTTGGCTGCGTAATAAAGTTTTCTTTTTATACTTTTTGCTGTATCATCTTCTATCTGGTACTCTTCTTTGTCGGTGCGAAGCGACGTAAACACTAATAAATCGTTATTAAAATTTA
This region includes:
- the pyrE gene encoding orotate phosphoribosyltransferase codes for the protein MTSFDDAAYKVAEFLLQIKAVKLQPENPFTWASGLKSPIYCDNRKTLSYPKIRTYIRQHFVETINEHFTKPDVIAGVATGGIALGALVAQEMGLPFVYVRSEAKKHGLTNMIEGEIEKGQSVVVIEDLISTGGSSLKAVEALREKGCNVKGMVAIFTYGFDQAIENFKKANCRIETLTNYSTLINAALQREYVDEKDIKSLKEWRTNPALWSENCVK
- a CDS encoding NUDIX hydrolase, which translates into the protein MNTRIYFNDKFIELTGFNTQSSQNQSIKIDQTKEGGKDLNKLVEAFLDDSHKSSIYISHISVEKAIDILKNTFYYIEAAGGFIEKQNQFLFIRRHNRWDLPKGKLEKGETIQEAAVRECEEECGIKDLNIIKPLNSTFHIYQYKKGYALKQSYWFYMRTDFSEKLIPQLEESITEVDWFDKKTIQETLLKDTYYTIADVTREALDL
- a CDS encoding OmpA family protein codes for the protein MRDTKLILFFLVLFVAAQSQVDSTLLKGAKDKTLKKLGKSALKQNDPSSAILFFETYVKNNPKDAKVKSLLAKSYMQIRDYDRAQHMFLNAYKTDKLEAPEALYYHALMMKSNAQYDSARINFQKFKKEYKGSEKKLKKLAGREIVFCDSVARLVSFENKIIIQHLDTTINKINTEGAPINFNNDLLVFTSLRTDKEEYQIEDDTAKSIKRKLYYAAKKGGEWKFKGEYGSTLNDPDFNTGNACFNPDRTRIYFTKCKLNYSGKMICAIYVSEKKGDKWTEAVKLPKEINNPKYTSTMPAVTVDPIKGNDLIYFVSNNKKGRGGLDIWYTIYDKKKKTYKDPKNAGSKVNTSQDEMSPFFDTESRTLYFSSNGLGGLGGFDVFRTIGDGKKWMGSENIGQPINTGADDIFYTVSTNRGEGFFVSNRKGGNALKNKTCCDDIYFYKDSKYVRLALAGNVSEVLDGNVPVKNAIVEIYAKDKKTNEKFLIKTLRSDSLGNYKTMVDAGQDYFLVVKKKDFLGFSEDITTKGITSSQEIKKSLQLIRKPKNAVRIPNIEYEFDKSNLSESSKKGLDLSVLSLMEANPELVIEIQAHTDGKGTEAYNLKLSQKRAESIVNYLVSKGVDPKRLKAQGYGESEPIAPNQNSDGSDNPAGRAKNRRTDFKIIGVVDDEMINDSGLN